The Ornithodoros turicata isolate Travis chromosome 9, ASM3712646v1, whole genome shotgun sequence genome includes a region encoding these proteins:
- the LOC135368816 gene encoding lysine-specific demethylase 8-like isoform X3 produces MGAPIMGNVLTEVAKEIHSHLNLDIQLMKLKRMVTKHAHIAAEATSFPIARVECPSVEKFMSEHLNRETPAVITKAIDYWPAMTTRQWSVEYILRCAGGRTVPIEVGAKYTDETWSQTLMTIADFVEQYMLGDKVSDEIGYLAQHQLFDQIPELKEDISTPIYCCLSEKDEEPDTNVWFGPKGTTSPLHHDPKHNLLTQMFGEKYVRLYSKEQTEFLYPHEGHLLENTSQVDIENPDLDKFPHFSQAKYTECVLGPGEMLYIPPKCWHFVRSLSPSMSLSFWWE; encoded by the exons ATGGGTGCACCCATTATGGGAAACGTCTTGACAGAGGTGGCCAAGGAGATTCACTCTCACTTGAATTTGGATATTCAATTGATGAAATTAAAAAGA ATGGTGACAAAACACGCACATATTGCTGCTGAAGCGACTTCGTTTCCAATAGCAAGAGTGGAGTGTCCATCGGTGGAAAAATTCATGAGTGAACACTTAAATAGAGAAACACCTGCAGTTATCACGAAAGCAATTGATTATTGGCCTGCGATGACTACCAGGCAATGGAG TGTCGAATACATCTTGAGATGTGCTGGTGGTCGCACAGTTCCAATAGAAGTTGGGGCCAAATACACCGACGAGACATGGTCCCAGACATTGATGACCATTGCAGATTTTGTTGAGCAATATATGCTGGGTGACAAG GTATCTGATGAAATTGGCTATCTGGCACAACACCAGTTGTTTGATCAG ATTCCCGAGCTGAAGGAAGATATATCTACCCCCATTTACTGTTGCCTTTCCGAAAAAGATGAGGAACCAGATACAAATGTGTGGTTTGGACCAAAAGGGACAACATCCCCTCTTCATCATGATCCTAAGCACAACCTTCTCACTCAG ATGTTTGGAGAAAAATATGTTCGTCTCTACAGCAAGGAACAGACAGAGTTCCTCTATCCTCATGAAGGTCATTTGCTAGAAAATACTTCACAG GTTGACATTGAAAATCCAGACTTGGACAAATTTCCACACTTCAGCCAAGCTAAGTACACGGAGTGCGTATTGGGCCCTGGAGAAATGTTGTATATTCCTCCTAAATGTTGGCATTTTGTAAGATCTTTGTCCCCAAGTATGTCCCTTAGCTTTTGGTGGGAGTGA
- the LOC135368817 gene encoding vam6/Vps39-like protein: protein MMDAYTVIPVVKGLPLVIESAAAYDDKLLIGTKQGHLLVYKLTAIGGVYQTRFDVQLCSSSNSFAKKPIVQLAAIPELNLLISLSDNTVTVHSLNLEPNTPPIDCPALSKCRGCTLFAVNVQTQKSLTGEVTISLMLCAAVKRKLELFYWKNNTFCEHPRGLCVPDTPRAMVWCGNESLLVGLKSEYNIIFLSGDTKQLFPTGKQSEPLCVKLSDDSFALGRDEMIIFVNSEGQPTHKYAVHWTEPPISLIQDYPYLLGALSSDIEVRTSEPRMLIQRAALSKPRFLIPCKRGKLYLASSKDIWCLLQTPVHLRIPLLLRDKSFELALKLADLSNDTEAEKTATKQHIKNLLAVDLFSEKRYEESMAIFRELESDPSHVIGLFPDLLPEEYRSTLHYPVSIPEIKDGDLETGLHALLEYLVQFRHHLLTNENPEPPLTAVAASAETIRSKTCLLELIDTTRLKCYLVTNVALVASLLRLQDNYCQLGECERALKKHQRLTELIILYQQKGQHRKALELMFNEANKADSPLKGHERTVSYLRHLGRDHIDLIFEFSKWVLAEHPEDGLRIFTGDEREAGTLPPQAVSQFLIKEAPSLVMPYLENLIHVRGETAAMFYNTVLRNYLGNDTISNASAQ, encoded by the coding sequence ATGATGGATGCTTATACAGTCATCCCTGTAGTTAAGGGGCTCCCACTGGTGATCGAATCCGCTGCAGCTTACGATGACAAGTTGCTGATTGGTACGAAACAGGGACACTTGCTTGTGTACAAGCTGACTGCAATAGGTGGGGTATACCAAACAAGGTTCGATGTGCAGCTATGTTCCTCCAGCAATTCGTTCGCCAAGAAGCCCATCGTACAGCTTGCTGCTATTCCAGAGCTGAATTTGCTTATAAGCCTCTCGGATAATACTGTGACTGTGCACAGCCTGAATCTTGAACCAAACACCCCCCCCATCGACTGCCCCGCTCTGTCAAAATGCAGGGGATGCACGCTCTTCGCGGTGAATGTCCAAACACAGAAATCATTAACTGGAGAAGTTACTATTAGTCTGATGTTATGTGCAGCTGTGAAGCGGAAGCTGGAACTGTTCTACTGGAAAAACAACACGTTTTGCGAACACCCGAGAGGCCTGTGCGTTCCGGACACGCCTCGTGCCATGGTTTGGTGTGGGAATGAGTCATTACTCGTCGGATTGAAGTCGGAGTATAACATCATCTTTTTGAGCGGCGACACAAAGCAGCTGTTCCCAACGGGAAAGCAATCAGAACCACTGTGCGTAAAGCTCAGCGACGACAGCTTTGCCCTGGGAAGAGATGAGATGATTATCTTCGTGAACAGTGAAGGTCAACCCACACACAAATACGCTGTACATTGGACTGAACCCCCGATCTCCCTGATACAAGACTACCCATACCTCTTAGGTGCGCTGTCGTCTGACATTGAGGTTCGCACTTCAGAACCACGCATGCTTATTCAGAGAGCAGCACTGTCCAAACCACGTTTCCTTATCCCCTGTAAACGTGGGAAACTGTATCTCGCTTCGAGCAAAGACATATGGTGTCTTTTGCAAACACCCGTTCACCTTCGAATCCCGTTGTTGCTCAGAGACAAATCGTTTGAGCTGGCACTGAAGTTGGCAGATCTGTCGAATGACACAGAAGCTGAAAAGACCGCAACAAAGCAGCATATAAAGAACCTCCTCGCTGTCGACCTCTTCAGCGAGAAGAGGTACGAAGAATCTATGGCCATCTTCAGAGAGCTGGAATCGGATCCGTCCCACGTCATCGGTCTCTTTCCAGATCTCCTTCCGGAAGAATACCGCAGCACTCTGCATTATCCAGTGAGCATTCCAGAGATAAAGGATGGTGACTTGGAAACTGGGCTGCATGCCCTACTCGAATACCTTGTCCAATTCAGACACCACCTCCTCACCAACGAGAATCCTGAACCACCGCTTACGGCCGTTGCAGCATCCGCCGAAACCATTCGGTCGAAGACGTGCCTCTTGGAACTCATAGACACAACAAGGCTAAAATGTTATCTCGTGACCAATGTTGCCCTAGTTGCATCCCTGCTCCGCCTCCAAGATAATTACTGCCAGCTTGGAGAATGCGAGAGGGCGCTTAAAAAGCACCAGAGGCTTACTGAACTGATAATTCTTTATCAACAAAAGGGCCAGCACAGGAAAGCGCTAGAGCTCATGTTCAACGAAGCAAACAAGGCCGACTCTCCGCTGAAGGGCCACGAAAGAACCGTCAGTTACCTGCGACACCTCGGCAGGGATCACATTGACCTCATCTTTGAGTTCTCCAAATGGGTGCTTGCTGAGCATCCGGAAGATGGACTTCGGATATTCACCGGTGACGAGCGAGAAGCGGGAACACTTCCACCCCAGGCTGTATCACAATTCTTGATTAAGGAGGCTCCAAGTTTAGTGATGCCGTACCTGGAGAATCTGATTCATGTCAGGGGGGAGACAGCTGCAATGTTTTATAACACCGTACTCCGCAACTACTTGGGGAACGACACAATTTCCAACGCATCTGCCCAGTGA
- the LOC135368816 gene encoding lysine-specific demethylase 8-like isoform X2 → MSALKEHLDNARVICDVAWEHINTGHWKCVNICWRRLYSYGALFKSYIEVLIGEHLTDALKTCDLGLIMGAPIMGNVLTEVAKEIHSHLNLDIQLMKLKRMVTKHAHIAAEATSFPIARVECPSVEKFMSEHLNRETPAVITKAIDYWPAMTTRQWSVEYILRCAGGRTVPIEVGAKYTDETWSQTLMTIADFVEQYMLGDKVSDEIGYLAQHQLFDQIPELKEDISTPIYCCLSEKDEEPDTNVWFGPKGTTSPLHHDPKHNLLTQMFGEKYVRLYSKEQTEFLYPHEGHLLENTSQVDIENPDLDKFPHFSQAKYTECVLGPGEMLYIPPKCWHFVRSLSPSMSLSFWWE, encoded by the exons atgtcagcattgaaagAACACCTCGACAACGCTCGAGTAATATGTGATGTTGCCTGGGAGCATATCAACACCGGACACTGGAAGTGTGTAAACATATGCTGGAGACGTCTGTACAGTTACGGAGCACTTTTTAAATCGTACATAGAGGTGCTAATAGGGGAACACCTGACG GACGCTTTAAAAACTTGTGATTTGGGCTTGATAATGGGTGCACCCATTATGGGAAACGTCTTGACAGAGGTGGCCAAGGAGATTCACTCTCACTTGAATTTGGATATTCAATTGATGAAATTAAAAAGA ATGGTGACAAAACACGCACATATTGCTGCTGAAGCGACTTCGTTTCCAATAGCAAGAGTGGAGTGTCCATCGGTGGAAAAATTCATGAGTGAACACTTAAATAGAGAAACACCTGCAGTTATCACGAAAGCAATTGATTATTGGCCTGCGATGACTACCAGGCAATGGAG TGTCGAATACATCTTGAGATGTGCTGGTGGTCGCACAGTTCCAATAGAAGTTGGGGCCAAATACACCGACGAGACATGGTCCCAGACATTGATGACCATTGCAGATTTTGTTGAGCAATATATGCTGGGTGACAAG GTATCTGATGAAATTGGCTATCTGGCACAACACCAGTTGTTTGATCAG ATTCCCGAGCTGAAGGAAGATATATCTACCCCCATTTACTGTTGCCTTTCCGAAAAAGATGAGGAACCAGATACAAATGTGTGGTTTGGACCAAAAGGGACAACATCCCCTCTTCATCATGATCCTAAGCACAACCTTCTCACTCAG ATGTTTGGAGAAAAATATGTTCGTCTCTACAGCAAGGAACAGACAGAGTTCCTCTATCCTCATGAAGGTCATTTGCTAGAAAATACTTCACAG GTTGACATTGAAAATCCAGACTTGGACAAATTTCCACACTTCAGCCAAGCTAAGTACACGGAGTGCGTATTGGGCCCTGGAGAAATGTTGTATATTCCTCCTAAATGTTGGCATTTTGTAAGATCTTTGTCCCCAAGTATGTCCCTTAGCTTTTGGTGGGAGTGA
- the LOC135368816 gene encoding lysine-specific demethylase 8-like isoform X1, which translates to MLSWLFEDNPVTFRDIDHSVIGKPVLYILKECASFVGRRDHRKDMSALKEHLDNARVICDVAWEHINTGHWKCVNICWRRLYSYGALFKSYIEVLIGEHLTDALKTCDLGLIMGAPIMGNVLTEVAKEIHSHLNLDIQLMKLKRMVTKHAHIAAEATSFPIARVECPSVEKFMSEHLNRETPAVITKAIDYWPAMTTRQWSVEYILRCAGGRTVPIEVGAKYTDETWSQTLMTIADFVEQYMLGDKVSDEIGYLAQHQLFDQIPELKEDISTPIYCCLSEKDEEPDTNVWFGPKGTTSPLHHDPKHNLLTQMFGEKYVRLYSKEQTEFLYPHEGHLLENTSQVDIENPDLDKFPHFSQAKYTECVLGPGEMLYIPPKCWHFVRSLSPSMSLSFWWE; encoded by the exons ATGCTGTCATGGTTGTTCGAAGATAATCCTGTAACATTTCGTGACATTGATCACAGCGTAATCGGCAAGCCAGTACTATACATATTGAAGGAATGTGCTTCTTTCGTTGGTCGCCGAGACCACAGGAAAG atatgtcagcattgaaagAACACCTCGACAACGCTCGAGTAATATGTGATGTTGCCTGGGAGCATATCAACACCGGACACTGGAAGTGTGTAAACATATGCTGGAGACGTCTGTACAGTTACGGAGCACTTTTTAAATCGTACATAGAGGTGCTAATAGGGGAACACCTGACG GACGCTTTAAAAACTTGTGATTTGGGCTTGATAATGGGTGCACCCATTATGGGAAACGTCTTGACAGAGGTGGCCAAGGAGATTCACTCTCACTTGAATTTGGATATTCAATTGATGAAATTAAAAAGA ATGGTGACAAAACACGCACATATTGCTGCTGAAGCGACTTCGTTTCCAATAGCAAGAGTGGAGTGTCCATCGGTGGAAAAATTCATGAGTGAACACTTAAATAGAGAAACACCTGCAGTTATCACGAAAGCAATTGATTATTGGCCTGCGATGACTACCAGGCAATGGAG TGTCGAATACATCTTGAGATGTGCTGGTGGTCGCACAGTTCCAATAGAAGTTGGGGCCAAATACACCGACGAGACATGGTCCCAGACATTGATGACCATTGCAGATTTTGTTGAGCAATATATGCTGGGTGACAAG GTATCTGATGAAATTGGCTATCTGGCACAACACCAGTTGTTTGATCAG ATTCCCGAGCTGAAGGAAGATATATCTACCCCCATTTACTGTTGCCTTTCCGAAAAAGATGAGGAACCAGATACAAATGTGTGGTTTGGACCAAAAGGGACAACATCCCCTCTTCATCATGATCCTAAGCACAACCTTCTCACTCAG ATGTTTGGAGAAAAATATGTTCGTCTCTACAGCAAGGAACAGACAGAGTTCCTCTATCCTCATGAAGGTCATTTGCTAGAAAATACTTCACAG GTTGACATTGAAAATCCAGACTTGGACAAATTTCCACACTTCAGCCAAGCTAAGTACACGGAGTGCGTATTGGGCCCTGGAGAAATGTTGTATATTCCTCCTAAATGTTGGCATTTTGTAAGATCTTTGTCCCCAAGTATGTCCCTTAGCTTTTGGTGGGAGTGA
- the LOC135367944 gene encoding 1-acyl-sn-glycerol-3-phosphate acyltransferase beta-like produces the protein MFAILVCILAILCPILYTRYKPSRYYVKIGLYYFILTMVSIFSIGPSLLHYKDPRNFMYASNMLRRISSVFGITFKVINPDRIRKNQRYVFVANHQTSLDVLGMLLHWHLFNPCVPVIKKELLWTGPVGIFCWLCGSVFVDRQNSDIGRAALYDKLELVSHGKCSLFIYAEGTRNQSTKMLKFKKGAFFMAVQCKVPVLPIVYSQYSRFLDVSKKIYTDGKITMTILPEVSTEGLTEADAPALSEKVHDIMQDCIDDEIGDMMIWGESFNTVNTFRETDFDAGPSAAEAVQIQAALDAMMNESAQEKPVESTSDKKGSAPPTVHPAKSETGKGAEETAPKDTTTAKQSEKPAATAKQSEKPAATAKQSEKPAATDSAIHAAAPPGSSAPTKAKSPTDAQSAVAAATEPHKAKSPTHHAAGAKSSGSSHSKESAHEKHSGHSVHSTESKSSTEDKTTKSSAPVTSPSNAAKSSSASSAHQKKSS, from the exons ATGTTCGCAATACTCGTGTGCATCCTGGCTATCCTGTGCCCCATCTTGTACACCCGGTACAAGCCGTCCAGGTACTACGTCAAGATCGGCCTGTACTACTTCATCTTGACCATGGTGTCAATCTTCAGCATCGGGCCGTCCCTGCTGCACTATAAAGATCCACGCAATTTCAT GTACGCGTCAAACATGCTAAGGCGTATATCATCTGTATTTGGCATCACATTCAAGGTCATCAACCCGGACAGAATACGAAAAAACCAACGTTACGTCTTTGTCGCCAACCATCAGACCTCTTTGGACGTTTTAG GCATGTTGCTTCACTGGCACCTGTTTAACCCTTGCGTCCCCGTTATCAAGAAGGAACTGCTGTGGACGGGACCCGTGGGAATCTTTTGTTGGTTGTGCGGTTCTGTCTTTGTTGACCGTCAGAACTCAGACATAGGCCGTGCGGCCCTCTACGATAAGCTCGAACTAGTCTCCCACGGAAAG tgCAGTCTGTTTATATACGCCGAGGGGACGCGGAACCAGTCCACCAAGATGCTCAAGTTCAAGAAAGGGGCGTTTTTCATGGCAGTGCAGTGCAAG GTTCCGGTCCTCCCAATCGTCTACTCGCAGTACTCAAGATTCCTCGACGTCTCGAAGAAAATCTACACTGACG GAAAGATCACCATGACCATCCTGCCAGAAGTGAGCACGGAAGGGCTAACTGAAGCTGACGCTCCTGCTCTAAGCGAGAAGGTCCATGATATCATGCAGGATTGCATCGACGATGAAATCGGAGACATGATGATCTGGGGGGAGAGCTTCAACACGGTCAATACTTTTCGTGAAACCG ATTTCGACGCTGGACCCAGTGCCGCCGAAGCCGTGCAGATCCAAGCAGCACTGGACGCAATGATGAATGAAAGCGCCCAGGAAAAACCTGTCGAAAGCACCTCCGACAAGAAGGGGAGTGCGCCACCTACCGTTCATCCGGCGAAATCTGAAACTGGCAAAGGTGCAGAAGAAACCGCCCCCAAGGACACGACAACGGCGAAACAGAGTGAGAAACCTGCAGCCACGGCGAAACAGAGTGAGAAACCTGCAGCTACGGCGAAACAGAGTGAGAAACCTGCAGCCACGGATTCCGCCATTCATGCTGCAGCGCCGCCTGGATCCAGTGCTCCTACGAAAGCGAAGTCCCCCACAGATGCGCAGAGCGCTGTCGCCGCAGCCACGGAGCCTCACAAGGCTAAGTCGCCCACACACCACGCTGCAGGGGCAAAATCCAGTGGAAGTTCCCACAGCAAGGAAAGTGCTCATGAAAAACACTCCGGGCATAGCGTACATTCCACGGAATCCAAGTCATCGACCGAAGATAAGACAACTAAGAGCTCAGCGCCAGTGACAAGCCCCTCAAACGCTGCTAAAAGCAGTAGCGCGTCATCTGCACATCAGAAAAAGAGTAGCTAA